The segment GTGAAGCAGGGAGTTATTAGACTTCTGCAGCAGACTGATAAGCTCTGGTGGCACAGGGTCCTATAAAACAAGATCCCTTAAAGGATTACTGAATGGATGGATTTTGTGAAGCTTACTAAATAAAAGTGTTTCTTACCTTGTTTTTCTCCACCATGCCCTGTATCTGGTAGCTGACTTTGCCAGCGTAATGGGCCACAGTGAAGTGTGGCACCTTGCTGAACTTGTCCCAGCTGATGTTGGCATTATCACTGAGCTCCTTCTCCAAACGAACCCTCAGTGTCTTTGCATCTGAGGCTCGATTGAGACGACTCTCCTACAGGAAAAGGAAAGTGAAGCATTTCCACTTACAGAATACAGTCACCCATACTATACTATcctttaataataaatcactgtaaGATTAGACAAAAAATCAATCGCTGCATGTTCTTTTCCTGTTAGGGTTAAAAAGGCCAAAGGAAACCCCCCTCTTCTTCAATGTAAACAGCTAAATTCTTACTTGTTATATAATAATTCATGATTTAAGAAGCAGATGCTCTTTTGTCTTATACTCTTTTACTATAGCCAAACATTGATTTCTCATTTCACGTGAAGACTAATTTAAGTTGAACTTTTCCTTTACTTATTAGGAATACATTTATTCCACAGAACgtaactgcaaataaaaaagtgacataaaaaaaaattacaggattgttccagtttgtttttaatatttttacataattaataTTGTAGGAATTATGCAAGTTTTATGTTGTCTTCATTAcagtttttatgaataaaaagaaatacaaaacattcaaatgacCAGCATACCTCAttaagaagagaaaacacactgattgGGCTTCCCTCTATTAGATCCAGACAGCTCTGGTTGTCTTGGTATTTGACAAATGACCACTGCAACCCTTCTGACACATATTCATCCTGTGGAAGCAATATAAACACATACGTTCAAGAACAAAACTCACTGTTCACATTACACAATAATTAGGATCAGTCGAAGCTTATTGATTGTCTGAGGCCTGAATCTACACAATGAGCAGAGGATCTAGAGCTCTGCTAGGATCTCTGCATGGGGATAAGACTGACAGACGCTACCTGCTGAGCTCTGAGATAATGAGCCACaaagtgctgctgcagtttttcgTTTGCGTAGTTTATGCACAGCTGCTCCAGGTTATTGACCTGGAAACACTCGAACCCGTACACATCTAGGACTCCTGAAGattacagagaagagaagactgCGTGAGCTTATGTCAACAAACTGGAGATATGCATTTAATGTGTCATGAAAATATTGACTTTACCTATGAAGTTGCACCACGTGGAACTGTCTGCACATATGCTGTTGTTGATTAATGTAACCAGCCATTCAAATAATCTGTTGGAAACAGTAACACACTTTTTGTGTCAAAAGACAAAGCCTGTTATAATCAACTGTGACAAATAGATGTATCATCTCACTGCATTTAACAACAACTTAATCTGAGTCCAAGACAAACGCAAGCTGCTACATAACCAGTtgttatcacacacacactgacaaactgcagctatTTCTTACTCAAATCCTCAGTCTTACTGGGCATAGATGACCTTGGCCAAACAGTCTCTCCTCATGCTGCACTCAGCCTGGGTACAGGGCTTCAGCACACTCTGCTTTCCAGCCTTTAAAGTCATCACTCTTAAACATGTGTGGAGCTCATCAGCAGGGACACATAGTAGCTCAGCAGCCCTCTGCAAAAAGTCTAAAACACAGGCagcagaggaaaacatgttACATGTGATTATTATTGATAGTTAAAGGAAGCAGGGAGATTTCACGGAATTCCTTTTTCAATCAGTAGAATGACAAGTGTAGTTgatctttcaaaataaattcatGGTCATACtgtttacatgtatgtatggccatacattttcattaacagaaaaacaggaagccATTGATATGAGTTGATTAAATTTCTTAAACATAATCATATCCTAAAGTCTAAATACCTTTAGACTGTTCTTCTAAGTCACAGGGTTTTGATTCATCTGTCAAAGAGGAGAAATTTACATTGCCCAGCTGCAGAATTCCTGCTAATACCTGTAATTACAACAGAGAAATATAAGACTTCATCCACAGAGAAactaaaacaatcaaatcaaaatgGAAAGTCGAGGATCCATATCTTACCTGGAATATTTGTCTCTGCCTTTCTGTGTTAATGCCCAGATGAATCATTGCTTTAAGAGTCTCATGAAAACAATCCTCTGTGGAACAGTAAAACACCATTAGTTATCTGTATCTAAAAGTGAATAAATTTCCTAACAAATAAAGGATGAAGGATAAAGATTTAGACCAACCCTCAattgttttttctgcatttgGCAGCCACATAAAATGTTGTTCATGCGGCATCTTCCActcttttctctgctcctctgtggcCCCTTTCATCATCTAGAACACATGAACTTCTTACCATTCAGCTCTGtatgaatattaataataagcTGTAATATCCTATGAGTTTATGTGACTTAGTCACCTGGTAAAAGATGTGGAAGTTTCTTTCATTAGCAGGTTGGCAGGCCACCCTGGTCTTCTCCAGCAAATATGTTTGCACAGACGCCCCCACTAACAGCTGAAACCTTCATgtagaaaaataacattaaataaccCATACTACAGTTGACTTGCTGATTTTATCTCATGTAATAATAAAGGAACTACAGCAGGTACCTGTCCAGCTGGAGTTGGATGTACTTTCCAAAGcggctgctgttgttgttccgTAGTGTACAGGCGTTTCCTATATGGAGGGTAAACTGTTGCTTAGTGACTGCCTGCAGGGGTAATTTTCATATTCACAAGTCACAAGAGATCTCACCAAAAGCTTCCATGATAGGGTTGGAGTCCAGCACCCTCCTCTCTATCCTCTCCACTGTGTCCTGACTCTTCACCAGTGAGGAGGAGGCCGCAACAGTGGCATAGTATTTCATCAGGCAACGAGATGTCCATGTCTGTAAAGGAATAAATTGATAGGCCACCAACTCAGATCTCAATCTCACAAAACGAACAAATTTTCACCTGGAGATTCTATCTATTAACCTTATGACCCAATTTACAGAGATCACCAACAAGCAAAACCAACAATTACAGGCCTTATGGATGTATATCACAGCTATTTCCTGCCTAATCTATGgtttaaaactgtgtaaaatagtaaaaattcCCACCCAAGGGAATAGAAGCTTTTCTGATGAATTGTTTGCAGTCAAAAatgttattctgtgtttaaaGCAATACATCTTAATTTAATGAAAAGCTTCTTGCAGAGAACATTTGGCTTTTTGCTTAATAAAGAAGTTACTTGATAATcaaaattaattttcttttaagcAACAAATGAACTCTTTATTGCAGAATCTTCTTTGCTAAAAGTACTTTTTTCGAAATTGTGGgattaaagatgtttttcatGATGAGGTTTTGAGTTTTGTTGCACTGCGATTATTGCTATTTGTACCACATATCGTCCACACTGTAAAAGGACTTTTCATGCTATTAGATAtgaaaaataactaataattactTGTGATCAGATGTGACTGTtgttatttctctttaattagTAAGTTACTAAAACCCTTTTGAACTTTTTAGTATAACACACGCGCTGCTTTACCTTTCCTGCACCGCTCTCACCACTGACCACTAAGGACTGGTTCACAGGCGCCAGCTGACTCTGGACATTTCTGTAGGCTTCTTCTGCCACAATAAAGATATGTGGCTTGAACTCCTGTTGATAAGCACAGACAGGCTTATTAAGATGCTGCTTATTCATGACCAAAGTCCCCAGAATTTAATGAGTTTGAGGTCCTGACATAATGAGACAGTTAAAGATCTGCAGTGGTTTAAGGGATCCCAAATCAGCACGGCTAATGATTTTTGCACTTAAGATTCTGCAAAGTTATTAAACATCTAACATACTGATGAAATATTGATTGTTAATGGTGTGTTGACACACTTGTGGTAGCAGTTGGGTCATTTTAAAGTTCTGCATTAGTGTATAATTTATTCAGGAAATGGCCTTCTCTTACCACACAACTCTCCCTCCATATCCACACCCCTGATTACACCACCACCCATCTTTCCCCatgataatataatttaaaaagaaacaaacaaaacaaaaactgaaacatactactgaaaaatacactgtacataaaTTCTAAGATTACAGAAGCTGTGATACTGTAAATACCTGTGGCTGAGGGGCACAGTGATATTCTTTCATCACATCCAGAGAATAGAGGTCAGGTATTGGCTGGAAGGGGTTAAGAGCCACCAAGGTGCAGCCAGCATGGGTATAAAACACCCTCACATTGTACCTGGCTTGCAGGCATTTCAGCACTACCAGGGAAAAATGTAACAGCTCATTAGATACTAACACCAAATAAACTAGAAAGACTACAGACGATTGCCACGGGAGAGGAGAGCaagagaacaacagaaaaaaacagcagcaaagatGTTAGACTgtgataaaagtaaaaataatatgaTCCATACCACAGGTGCCACATGCTCTTAGTTTTACAAGAAACATTCTTTAGCACTTCCATGCTGTTGCCCTGACCTCTGCTGTTAACAAGCTGTACTGCTGAGTTTTCTCCTTAAAGcatgttcaaataaaaactaaaaccttaaCACAATGTTAGTGAGAAACACTTTTTCTTACATAATGCATCAGTGTGTTTCTATGTCAAGCCAAACTACTTAGAGTAGAAATGACTTCTACTACTCATTTTCCAAATTCTGGATGTTAGAAATGAATAAGGAATATAAGATACTTTTAGAAACCATGTTTTGGTAAGCTAATAAAGCCATGCCCTTGGTTCTGAGTAAAACCTACTCAGCAGTTATAGTGGATACCACAGCATTTTGGTGCCACAGCTATAATTCATGCATTAACTTTTGATCTCTATGTAATACACAGCACATTATGCAATTCAAGGTGACATGGTGAGCTGAAAATCTTTATGTCCCACTAGCAGCATATTTGTATTAGagcttatttatatattatatgttattatacATTAGATTTATGTcataacattttaatcaaatgcaTACTttgttaacaaaaaaatataatagaTGATTATTTCAAGTCTTCAAAATAATTTACAAACTCTAAAAGAGTGTCCTCTTTGTTCACTAGTCACCTGTTGTAGGAGTCACAGGGTTGACTTTGGTGAGGTCATCATAAGTGTGGAGCAGGTCTTCTTTAAAGAGGAAAGCCTGAATTTCTCCCTCCAGTGAATCATTTAGGGATGGTTGACAAGACTGGACTTTCTGGATGAATTCTTTCACCTATGagacaaaatgtgacaaaaaacacactgatctTTAAAACAGAttgcacaaaacaaaccttACATTTTTTCAACTTATGACTAGAAAAGCGTTACATGATTAAACGAAGGccaaggagaggagaaaaattATGCTTAGaatcatatatttattataatgcaTATATCTGAAACATAAACACCTCTGTCTGGAAATCTGAAACCAGACAGCTGAGCACAAACCTTTGATGTCTTCATAACCTCAAGTCTCAACCTGCCACTTTTCAGCAGATAGATTCCAGATGATGTCAAAATAAGATCCTAGGTCTTGACGCAAAACAgtacagcaacaataaataagCTAAAATTCTTAAATGTCGCaaaatattgtagtttttattcTCTGTAGATATGTTAAACATAATACGGATTACATAGGTAAATAAAGTGTGATGTCTCGTACTGCATGCTATTTttgaaatacatacatacatatagacTCACAAAGGTATGTCAAGGTATGTTATTTTTTGTAGGCCAAGGCAACATGTGACAATTACTTCAGAGTGACAAATGTTAAGTATACTTTATCCTTCACGTGGCTTGGATGTGAGCACTGTCAACTGTCCGACGTGCTACATTGTGCAGACAGATTTAATCCAATAACAGGCAACCTACATCCTTTATTATAGGGATTTATATATAGGGATTTAATACCTAAACTACCTAAGCAACATCAATACCATTGCTAGTACCCAGTGCAACATGAAATCTTGCTATTAGCTGTATCATAAAATCTATTAAGTGTCATACCATAGCAGGATGTTATTAGTAATACGTTATGATACATTATGTTAGCACAACAATCACATATAGGTAGATAAGGTGGAACACATTAACAGTGTCATTCTTTAGGTTTTGTTGGAGTAGCCCTCGTCCTTGATGTCGTTTTATAACCAAACTCTATTCAAAAAACTAACAATTTAGTGAAGGTTGTTGTAAACCCCGGTAACTAACGGCTACCCCCAACATAAGgtattatttcaatattttgaGCCACTAATTTATACAAAGAGTCACAgccatgtgtgtgtgccatgtcTATTtgctgaaatgtatttaaataattgcTAAAAGTGGTTCAATCTTCAGTCACGGCGgtctgtatatatgtgtgtataacaagtttgtttgttgtttgttttcattaacgCCATGTGATGGGTTAGAACTATCTACTAGCATAAGGTATCTATGAAGTTATTCCTCAGCCACATGTATGAGGTAATGtaacaacaacatttgttttcaaaaGCTTTTCAATACGAACCAACACTGACAAACTAACATTATTAACTAAGTCTAACATGAAACTTAAACTATAACACCAGTGGAGAAAACGGTCATTCCGTGTAACTTACCGTGGTCCCTCCATTTCTGCGTCCTGCTCTACCGTTAACGTTCCCTCGGTCGTCGGCTGAACTCATTGATTTGACGGTTACCCTCGAGTTTGTCTTAATAGTAAGACGAAACtctctgataaaaaaaaaaacaaacacctaaAGTGTAATGGAGGTGGACTGTGACTATTGTGTTGTGAAGTCTTGAGCCTCAGTATTTTCCACTTATGTCAGAAATTCCTCAAGGACAACGTCCAGCCGGCCGCCTCCTGCCTCCCCGACTCCCAAACCACACTCTTATTCCCGCCCTCTTCATGAAGCTTCACGGTCCGTAGACCAGCTGAGATTTCAGTGCTATAAACAACTCCACAAATGCGTGGTGTGTATTTTGTATAATATtgactatttttttctttttatagccCCAATATTACTTATGTGACTTCATAAGTTATATGCACAAGATACTGTGGTCACATATTATATTAGCTTCTTAACAATtgttaaaacaaagttttaaaattGTACTTTGCTCTTTCTGTGAACCTTGTAGCTTTAGGACTTGTAAAATAAACACCAAAGCACAACTTTTCGTCGTATATGATCATTTTAATTCTACTTCTTCCATCACCGTGAGGTACGTAGTTACCAAAAATCCGAGCTGTCATGAATGAGACATGTTACCGGATGCGGAAGAAAGCCAGGAGGCTCTAAGAGTTCAAATGCTAATGTTGGTATCATGGTtggacacagcagctgcagataaCTATGCTGTCAAACAGGTTTTTGAGTTAACGACGTGGAAACGATCGATAAGTAGACACACAGCCACCTTGTTAGTTATAAAAATGTCGTAGTGTTGGTGCTGGAGCATTTGGTTGACTCCGCTCGTGGTGAGTGCCATTGAAATATAATCTGGAAGTGTATTTGGGAAGAGAGCTGCGTACGTATTG is part of the Anabas testudineus chromosome 14, fAnaTes1.2, whole genome shotgun sequence genome and harbors:
- the LOC113169401 gene encoding unconventional myosin-XIX isoform X2, which gives rise to MSSADDRGNVNGRAGRRNGGTTVKEFIQKVQSCQPSLNDSLEGEIQAFLFKEDLLHTYDDLTKVNPVTPTTVLKCLQARYNVRVFYTHAGCTLVALNPFQPIPDLYSLDVMKEYHCAPQPQEFKPHIFIVAEEAYRNVQSQLAPVNQSLVVSGESGAGKTWTSRCLMKYYATVAASSSLVKSQDTVERIERRVLDSNPIMEAFGNACTLRNNNSSRFGKYIQLQLDRFQLLVGASVQTYLLEKTRVACQPANERNFHIFYQMMKGATEEQRKEWKMPHEQHFMWLPNAEKTIEEDCFHETLKAMIHLGINTERQRQIFQVLAGILQLGNVNFSSLTDESKPCDLEEQSKDFLQRAAELLCVPADELHTCLRVMTLKAGKQSVLKPCTQAECSMRRDCLAKVIYAQ
- the LOC113169401 gene encoding unconventional myosin-XIX isoform X1 — protein: MSSADDRGNVNGRAGRRNGGTTVKEFIQKVQSCQPSLNDSLEGEIQAFLFKEDLLHTYDDLTKVNPVTPTTVLKCLQARYNVRVFYTHAGCTLVALNPFQPIPDLYSLDVMKEYHCAPQPQEFKPHIFIVAEEAYRNVQSQLAPVNQSLVVSGESGAGKTWTSRCLMKYYATVAASSSLVKSQDTVERIERRVLDSNPIMEAFGNACTLRNNNSSRFGKYIQLQLDRFQLLVGASVQTYLLEKTRVACQPANERNFHIFYQMMKGATEEQRKEWKMPHEQHFMWLPNAEKTIEEDCFHETLKAMIHLGINTERQRQIFQVLAGILQLGNVNFSSLTDESKPCDLEEQSKDFLQRAAELLCVPADELHTCLRVMTLKAGKQSVLKPCTQAECSMRRDCLAKVIYAQLFEWLVTLINNSICADSSTWCNFIGVLDVYGFECFQVNNLEQLCINYANEKLQQHFVAHYLRAQQDEYVSEGLQWSFVKYQDNQSCLDLIEGSPISVFSLLNEESRLNRASDAKTLRVRLEKELSDNANISWDKFSKVPHFTVAHYAGKVSYQIQGMVEKNKDPVPPELISLLQKSNNSLLHQLFTDKETEIPTTKGLSKVTVVSKFKNSLERLMMILHSTTPHYTRCIKPNPDCQPLTFKKEEVIMQLEACGIVETIHISAAGFPIRIPFRSFMQRYGLILKDPRFKSASHCADLEAGGNMLRQEVEKLLRMVLQHHVLNSRCHINEKHNSWAHCGRTKVFLTQSMLDLLEEQRKKIQSQCAFTIQCCWLRYQRCRRHARRQSATLIQAVVRSWLVRKQVQRWNRAAAVIQNTWRKWRALLKSLAEAELDDAKDFVEDDMPAVNPVIRERGSVQLSHIQEPVTVRGWPMGLALASAPSITMSLTATGFQKVMSVMASLNLPSRRGEYKVKTNQCTQELASIRAQPKGSVKLHCQRSPLLYADRQPDLKREVTGFNEILLEKTL